Genomic segment of Candidatus Binatia bacterium:
CGCAGCCAGACGTAACGTGGCACGGGGTCCGGTTGTCGCAGCCGGACTGGGGGACGGCGTCGCGCGCCCTGGCCATGCACCTGGCGGGAGTACACGCGCCGCAACCCGACTGCGACATATATCTGGCGGCAAACGCCTGGAACCAGCCCCTGGAATTCGAGATACCGCGGCCGCCGCCGCACCAGCGCTGGATGCGACTCGTGGATACTGGCCGCCGCAGCCCGGAGGACATCTTCGAGGATGGGCGCGAACCGGCGGTGAATGGCCGGCTTGCTCGCGTCGGCCCGTACTCGTGCATCGTGTTACGGAGCCGCTGAGCGAAAGCGCATGACAACGGCGAGCCCCGATATGGTCGACCTTTCGGCGCCCGGTTGCCGGTTCGGGTCAGAGGAGGCGACGACATGGAAACAGGTCGGCTCAACGAACTGACGCTGGTCGGCGGCGAGTTCCAGAACTCGTTGCAGCGTCACGTGCGGTATTCGCTGGCGCGCGACCGCCGGCAACTCGGTGCCCACGACTGGTTCCGGGCCGTATCGTTGGCGGTGCGCGACTGGCTGGTCGACCGTATGCTGGAGACCGAGGCGCGTTACCACAAGGCCGATGCCAAGCGCGTGTATTACCTGTCGCTGGAATTCTTGACCGGGCGCTCCCTGGGCAACAACTTGATCAATCTGGGCCTCGAGGACGTTTGTCGGAGCATCCTGGCGGAGGAAGGCGTCAAGTTGGATGACGTGCTCGAAAGCGAGTACGACGCCGCGTTGGGCAACGGCGGCCTGGGGCGATTAGCCGCCTGCTTCCTGGATTCCCTGGCAACCCTCGGCATGCCCGGGTTCGGGTATGGAATCAATTACGAGTACGGCTTGTTCCGCCAGGAGATCAGCAACGGTTATCAACGGGAGAAGCCCGATTACTGGCTGCGCGAGACCTCCCCCTGGCTGATCGAACGGCCCGACGAGTCGGTGGCCATTCCGGTCTACGGTCGGATCGAGCATGGTCAGGATCGGCAGGGCAATTACAACCCGATGTGGATGGATTGGCGCGTCCTCGTGGGCGTGCCGCACGACATGCCGATCGCGGGCTACCTCGGTCAGACGGTGAATGTGTTGCGTCTTTACTCGGCCCGTTCGTCGGACGAGTTCGACATGCAGATCTTCAACACCGGCGATTACGTCCGTGCGGCGGAGGAACAGTTGCGATCGGAGACGATCTCGAAGGTACTGTATCCCTCGGACGTCGCTACGGCGGGCAAGGAGTTGCGGCTCAAGCAGGAATACTTCTTCGTTGCCTGTGCGATTCGCGACATCCTTCGCCGCTATCAGGAGACACACGACACGCTGGAAGCGTTGCCCGACAAGGTCGCGATACAACTCAACGACACGCATCCAGCCCTGGCGGTCGCCGAACTCATGCGAGTTCTCCACGACGAACACGACGTACCATGGGAACGGGCGTGGGACATGACGACGGCCATCCTTGGCTACACCAACCACACCCTGCTCCCCGAAGCGCTCGAGCGTTGGCCGGTGGCGCTGTTCGAGTACGTGCTGCCGCGCCACTTGCAGATCATCCGGGAAATCGATGCCCGCTTACTGCGCCGCGCCGCGGCGGTGTGGCCGCACGATACGGATCGCCTGCGCCGGATCGCGATCATCGAAGAAGGGCACGAGCCTCAGGTTCGCATGGCTCACCTGGCGATCGCCGGCAGCCACTCGATCAACGGCGTGTCGGCACTCCACTCCGAACTGGTGAAAACCAACCTGGTGCCCGACTTCCACGCGTTGTGGCCTGAACGCTTCAATAACAAGACAAATGGGGTGACCCAGCGGCGCTGGTTGCTGAGAGCCAACCCCGGGCTGGCGCGACTGGTGACCGAAGCCATCGGCAATCGCTGGATCACCGACCTCGAACGGGTGCGGGATCTGGAGCCGTACGCCGATGACGCCGAGTTCTGTGAGCGCTTCCGCGCGGTCAAGCACGTCAACAAAGAGCGTTTGGCGACGGTAATCAAGGAGACGACGCGCCTGATGGTCGATCCGGCGACGTTGTTCGATGTCCAGGCCAAGCGCATCCACGAGTACAAGCGCCAGTTGCTGGCCGCGATGGGAGTGGTTCACGAGTATCTCCGCCTGATCGAAGACGGGGTCGAGCCGCTAACCCCGCGCACCTACATCTTTGCGGGTAAGGCGGCGCCCGGATACTGGGCGGCCAAGCAGATCATCAAACTGCTGAACAACCTTGGCCTCATCGTCAACAACGATCCACGGGTGCGCGGCCTGATCAAGGTCGTGTTCGTGCCCGACTACCGCGTCTCGCTGGCCGTGAAGATCTTGCCGGCGGCGGACCTTAGCGAGCAGATCTCGACTGCCGGTACCGAAGCGTCGGGGACCGGCAACATGAAACTCGCGATGAACGGCGCACTCACCATCGGCACTCTCGACGGTGCCAATATCGAGATTCGGGAGGAAGTGGGTGGGGAGAACTTCTTTCTGTTCGGACTGACCGCGGCGGAGATTACCCAACTGCGACCCAACTATAATCCGCGCGGCTACTACGACCGCGACCGCGACCTGCGGCGCGTGGTCGACGCGTTTGCGTCCGATCGGTTCTGCCCGCAAGAGCCGGGGTTATTTCGGTGGATCCACGACATGCTGCTGGGTCAGGACCAGTATTTCTACATGGCCGACTTCCGGTCCTACATCGACACGCAAAAGCGAGTGGCCGAGGAGTTCGCCCGCGGGGCGGGTTGGACGCGCAAAGCGGTGCTCAACGTTGCGCGGATGGGCAAGTTCTCCAGCGATCGTGCCATCGAAGAGTACGCGCGCGATATCTGGAGTGTGCGCGCCGTGCTGCCGTGACGGGCGGGGCGAGGGGGCGCGGTCGGAACGTTTACAGGTCGGCCGTCGGCGCGATGGCGTATACGCGCCCGTTGCCGGCGCCGATGTAGATCGTGCCCTCGGCATCGATGGCGGGCGACGACTCGACCACGGTGCCGCTGGTGGGGGGTCCCGGTGGAGGGGCGCAGGTTGCGCCGTCACCCACGCTGCAAACTGCGAGGACTTCGGGGGCGGTGCCCGCGTCGGCGATGATGAACACGCTGCCTGCCGGTGCGCTCGCGGCGGCCACGATGACCCTTGTGCCGCTGCTGGCGGTTGCCACAGCGGGCGAAGACAGGATCGGCCCGCCAAGCGCTAACTGCCATAGGATGGTGCCGCTGCCGCCGTCGACGGCGTAAAGAGTGCCGTCCTCCGAAGGGACGTAGAGCGTGCCGCCGGCCAACGCCGGGGAACCGGATACCGGACCTACCCGCAAGACCTTGAAGCCAGACGCGAGTTGTCCGGTGTCGTTGACACGGAAGACGCGGCCGTCGAGGTCGGCGGCGTATACCGTGTTGCCCGTGACGTCGACCACCGGGCTGGCAACGATCGGCGCCGAGGCTGCGAAGGTCCAGATGGGCACGCCCTTCCAGGTGAACGATCGCAACAGCCGGTCGTCGGCGCCGAAGTACAGGACGTTGCCCGGACCGAAGGCCAGGGACGACTGAGCGGACGGGATCACGCCGGCGAAACGAAACGCCCCGTTGGGACACACGGCGATGAACTGACCGTTCGCGGAGACCGTATAGATAGAACCATCGATACCATTGGTCGTGGGCGAGGCGAGGATGAAACCGCCATAGCTCACCGGCCATATTTGCGGCTGCGAGACACCGTTGCCGTCGGTGGCGTAAAGGTTGCCGTCGCCGGCGCCGACAAACAACGCATCGACGCCAAAGCGATCCGCAGCCATGGCGGAAGCGGTGATCGGCCCCAGAGCCTGCACGGGAATGGCGCTCAGGGCGCCGCTGGCACTGTCGATGGCGTACAGGTTGGCGTCGCTGGACCCCACAAAGACCGTCGATTCGGACGTGTTCAGGACCGGGGACGCGGCGAACGAGCCCTTGGCGGCTTCGTTCGGGGGAGGAAAGATCCAGCGCACCGCGTAGTTCGAGGCGCGCAGGTCGACACCGGTCAGGTTGCCGGTGTTGGCAAGATCGCGGCGGAACTTGGGCCACGACGAAGTGGCGAGCACGGCGTGGTTGGCGTAACTACACGGGATCTCCCCGGTATCATCGGACGAACAGCCGAAGGCCGTGGTCAGGAAGAATACGCCGACGGCGGCGAGGGTCGCACGCGGGGTTCCCGTCATTGTTCGCCCACAGCGTACAGCATGCCGTCCGTGGCGCCGACGTAAATCGTTCCTCCCTCGCTGATCGAAGGCGACGAGCGGATCGGGCTGGCCCCGGGAAGCTGCACCGGCCATCCCTCGAGCGGGGCGCCGTTGGCGGTGTCGATAACATATATATGTCCGGCGTCGGTCCCAAAGATCAGGTATTGATCCGCCGAGACGGCGGGCGAGGACCGCACGGCACCGACAATTGGCGTCGGCGCCGGCCCGCTCGGAAACAGGCGCTCGCCGGTGCGCAGGTCACGGACCACGAGGCTTCCCCCTTCGGTGACTCCGAAGGCGGTAGAGAACGCGTCCCCAGGTGTTGGGGTTGTTGTGGGTGTTCCGGTGGACGCACCGCTCGGAGTCGGCGTCGGGGTGGCGAGGTCCGTTGGCTCCGGCGTGGGAGTGAGGACAGCCTGGCTGCCGACCGATAGCGAGGTCGCCAGATTTCCCTCCGAAGCCGCGGTCCAAGCGAGGCTGCCGCCAAGGGTCCAGGCCAGGATGGCGCCGCTCCGGCTGGCGGCGAGTACGAGATCGGCAGTGGTCACGGGTGAGGGGGCGAGGT
This window contains:
- a CDS encoding glycogen/starch/alpha-glucan phosphorylase is translated as METGRLNELTLVGGEFQNSLQRHVRYSLARDRRQLGAHDWFRAVSLAVRDWLVDRMLETEARYHKADAKRVYYLSLEFLTGRSLGNNLINLGLEDVCRSILAEEGVKLDDVLESEYDAALGNGGLGRLAACFLDSLATLGMPGFGYGINYEYGLFRQEISNGYQREKPDYWLRETSPWLIERPDESVAIPVYGRIEHGQDRQGNYNPMWMDWRVLVGVPHDMPIAGYLGQTVNVLRLYSARSSDEFDMQIFNTGDYVRAAEEQLRSETISKVLYPSDVATAGKELRLKQEYFFVACAIRDILRRYQETHDTLEALPDKVAIQLNDTHPALAVAELMRVLHDEHDVPWERAWDMTTAILGYTNHTLLPEALERWPVALFEYVLPRHLQIIREIDARLLRRAAAVWPHDTDRLRRIAIIEEGHEPQVRMAHLAIAGSHSINGVSALHSELVKTNLVPDFHALWPERFNNKTNGVTQRRWLLRANPGLARLVTEAIGNRWITDLERVRDLEPYADDAEFCERFRAVKHVNKERLATVIKETTRLMVDPATLFDVQAKRIHEYKRQLLAAMGVVHEYLRLIEDGVEPLTPRTYIFAGKAAPGYWAAKQIIKLLNNLGLIVNNDPRVRGLIKVVFVPDYRVSLAVKILPAADLSEQISTAGTEASGTGNMKLAMNGALTIGTLDGANIEIREEVGGENFFLFGLTAAEITQLRPNYNPRGYYDRDRDLRRVVDAFASDRFCPQEPGLFRWIHDMLLGQDQYFYMADFRSYIDTQKRVAEEFARGAGWTRKAVLNVARMGKFSSDRAIEEYARDIWSVRAVLP
- a CDS encoding PQQ-binding-like beta-propeller repeat protein, which encodes MTGTPRATLAAVGVFFLTTAFGCSSDDTGEIPCSYANHAVLATSSWPKFRRDLANTGNLTGVDLRASNYAVRWIFPPPNEAAKGSFAASPVLNTSESTVFVGSSDANLYAIDSASGALSAIPVQALGPITASAMAADRFGVDALFVGAGDGNLYATDGNGVSQPQIWPVSYGGFILASPTTNGIDGSIYTVSANGQFIAVCPNGAFRFAGVIPSAQSSLAFGPGNVLYFGADDRLLRSFTWKGVPIWTFAASAPIVASPVVDVTGNTVYAADLDGRVFRVNDTGQLASGFKVLRVGPVSGSPALAGGTLYVPSEDGTLYAVDGGSGTILWQLALGGPILSSPAVATASSGTRVIVAAASAPAGSVFIIADAGTAPEVLAVCSVGDGATCAPPPGPPTSGTVVESSPAIDAEGTIYIGAGNGRVYAIAPTADL